The following DNA comes from Geobacter sp..
CTCCGTGCCGACATGTATCCTGCGAATTCTCAGATGATAATAGAGGGTTTCCCATTCAGTGTCAAGCCGGGCCTCAGGGCAGGTTTCCTGACGCATGCACCTTGACCCTCCGTGGGAACTGACGTATAAATGAAGCAGATCAACTCTTTGCAAGGAGGATTACATGTTCAGGAAGTTTCTCGTAGCCTTGTCGCTCTGCCTGTTAGGGGTGACCGCTGCCGTTGCCGCGGATCAGGCCGCCAAGAATCCGGTGGTGGTGCTGGAAACCAGCATGGGGGACATCAAGGTCGAACTGTTCCAGAAAGAGGCGCCACTGTCGGTCGAGAATTTCCTTGATTACGCCAACAGCGGTTTCTATAACGGGACCGTATTCCACCGGGTCATCAACGGGTTTATGATCCAGGGCGGGGGCTTTACCCCCGACATGACACCCAAGAAGACCAACCCCCCCATTAAGAATGAGGCAGCCAACGGTCTCAAGAACGACCGGGGAACCATTGCCATGGCGCGTACCATGGTAGCGGACAGCGCAACGGCGCAGTTTTTCATCAATGTGGTGAATAACAACGGACTGAATCGGCCCAGCCCCGATGGCCATGGCTATGCGGTATTCGGCAAGGTCATTGACGGCATGGATGTGGTGGACAAGATCAAGGCGGTGAAGACGGGTATGTCTCGCGGTTTCAGGGACGTTCCCGAGACGCCGGTACTGATCAAGTCCGTGAAAGTGCTCAAATAACACGAACAAGAGGGGCGCCGCAGGGTGCCCCTCTTCATTTGTTGCAGGGGGACATGACATGAACAGCATCGGGCATTGTTTCCAACAGGGGCTTTTGGCCTCTCTGCTGAGCCTTGCAGCGGTTGCCACCGCCGGTGCCGCCCCGCTCGTCTCGACAGCGGCGGATCAGCAGTCGGTCTCTCTGACCATCTACAATGCAAATCTCGGCCTAGTGAAAGACCTGCGGCAGGTGAAAATCCCGCAGGGAGCCAGCGAACTGCGCTTCATGGATGTGGCGGCTCAGATAGTACCGGCCAGCGTCAGGATCGGGTCGACATCGGCGGCAGCGGGTTTCCGGGTGCTGGAGCAGAATTATGAATACGACCTGCTGAGCCCCCAGAAGTTGATGGACAAGTTCGTGGGGAAAGAGGTCCGGCTCTACGAGAAAAATCCTTATAGCGAGCGCGAAGAGCAGGTTTCGGCAATCCTTCTTGCCAACAACGGCGCGCCCATCTTCAAGATCGGCAACGATATCACCTTCGGCCATCCGGGGCGGGTCCTGTTTCCCGGCGTGCCGGATGACCTCATTGCCAATCCGACCCTGGTCTGGCTTCTCGAGAACCGGGCCGATGGACGTCAGGAACTGGAGGCATCCTATCTGACGAACGGTATTACCTGGCGGGCGGACTATGTGCTGACCCTCGATCGCGACGGCCGGAAAGCGGACCTGGCCGGATGGGTGACCATAGACAACAAGAGCGGCGCGACTTACCGCAATGCCCGGTTAAAACTGGTGGCAGGCACGGTGAACCGGGTCAGCGACGATATGGCGCGGGGCAGGCTGTACAAGATGGCCATGGCAGAGGCAGCAGCCGCTCCGCAGTTCAAGGAAGAGGGATTCTTCGAGTATCACCTCTACACACTGCAACGGCCGTCGACCGTCAAGGATAACCAGACCAAGCAGATCAGCCTGCTTTCTGCTGATGGAATTCCGGTCCGGCGGGAACTGGTGGTGAGTGGCGAACCGGCCTATGCCGGTGGCCGGCAGGGGGGGGAGGCTGGGGTTCGGCAGAAGGTCGGGGTCTATCTCGAAATCGAGAATCGCCAGGAACATCGGCTGGGGATGCCGCTTCCCAAGGGGACGGTCCGGGTCTACCAGAGGGATGCGGATGGCAGCCTGCAGTTTGCCGGCGAGGATGCCATCGACCACACGCCCAGGGACGAGAAGATCAGGTTGAGGCTCGGGGACGCCTTCGACGTTACTGCGACCAGGCGGCAGACCTCATGGAAAAAGCTGGCCAGTGACACCTATGAGGCAGGGTGGGAGATCGTCGTCCGAAATCACAAGCAAGAGGAGGTTGCGGTCCGGGTCGAGGAAACGCTGACCGGCGACTGGCAGGTGCTGGAGTCCGCTCCCGTATACCGGAAGCGCGATGCGGGCACCATCGACTTCCTCCTCACCGTGCCGAAAGACGGTGAGGCACGGGTGGCCTACCTGGTGAAAAGCCGCTATTGAGCCGCTTCGGCGCGCTTGCCCCGGCGCAGCCATAAGATCATGAGGTTCGCAGCCGTGAAGAAGAGGGCGCCGGCCAGGGCGAGACCGGCGCCGGGCTCCCGGTGGATCTCCACCAGCGCCATTTTTGCCGGGAAGAGCTCCACCTGCTTCAGGTAGACCCCGAACCCCTGGTAAAAATAGGGGTGGTTGGGGCTGAAGACGGCATGCCGCTCGCCTGCCGGGGTTGCATGGCGCAGGGTGGCGCTGAAATCGAGCGGCATCCCCATCGGTCCGATCCGGGCATCGAGCCGGACGATCTCCACCCTGGAGCCGTCGGGGAAGGAGAATGACCCCCCTTCCGGCAGGGGCCCGCCATCCTTGAACCCGCCGTAGGCACTCAACAGGTGGGCCAGGACGATGAGCAGAAAGCCGAGGTGCATCACCTGCGGCGCGATCCTGGCCAGAAAACTCCCCCGCTGCCATTTGGCCTTGAGCGATTCGATGCTGCACAGGACGGTGTTCAGCGCCAGAAGCGCCAGGACAGCGACAGTAACCAAGAGCCACCATGTCTCGGCAATGGGAGCCTTGGTCAGCCAGATGAAGAGGGGGACGTCGTTGATCGCAGATCCTTCTCTGGTCACGAAGGAGCCGATGCCGAGAAAGAGGATCACCCCGGCCACGAGCCAGATACCGAGATCGAGAGAGGCGAGAAAGTTATACAGCCGTTTCATTGCGCACCTCAGAAGCTGTGTGAACTCTTCATCAGCATGCTGACGCCGAGATAGGTGAAGAGGGTGATGCCGAAGCCGATGATCCCTGCCCATGCCACGCCGCGCTCCCATGCCGGGCCTTTCAGCCTGATGTGGAGATAGAGCGAATAGAACAGCCAGAGGATCGATGTCCAGAGCTCCTTGGGGGTCCAGAGCCAGTAGGTCCCCCAGGCGTAGTAGCCCCAAATCCCGCCGGAGACCATGGAGGCGGAAAAGAACGAGTAGCCGACCAGGGCGGCCCGGTACTGCAGATCGAGCAGCCCCCTGTCGCGGCGGGCCAGATAGAAGCCGCCCAGAATGGCGCCGATGCCGAACAGGGCATAGGCGAAAAAGGCGAGGGCCACGTGCAGCTCGAACCAGAGCGTGTTGAGCACCGGTGGTAGCGGCATGTTCAGGGAGCGGAACGGCAGGGCAAGCAGGGCAAAGAGCGCGGCAAGGACGCCCACACCCCATGACACGGTGCCATCGCGCCTCAGCCCCTGGGCAACGAGGAAGGGGAGCCCCATCAGGGCGATGGAGGTGGAGAAGAAAATCAGGGTGTCGTGGGGGCCGATCAGCGGGAGCCTGCCGAGTGCGCTGCCGCGGAGCGCCAGGTAGGTGAGTTCTGCGGCCAGCCCTGCCAGGAAGAAGGGGAGTCTGAACGCCCCGAAGAGATAAAGACCTGCAGATGCAATGATGAGCCATTTCATGAGGAGAAAGGTACACAGTACCGGGGAACAGGGTCAAGGGGAAAATGGGCCCGGGTGTCGGGATTCTTGCGGTAGCAGCCAGCCGCCTTTTCTGCTATGCTGCAGTCAATTCACGAGGTAACGTCGGATCAACGTCCCTTTCATGGCTTCGAACAAACAACATAGTCAGGATATTTTTTCCCTCCTTGCCCCTGCCGGCGCATCGGTGTCGCTGCCGGGCCTGCGCGGTTCGGCCCCGGCCTATCTGCTCGCAGAGCTCATGGGCGAATCGTCCCGGTTGTACCTTGTCGTTGCAGAGGATGCGGATGCTGCCGAAGAATGCTGGCGCGAACTGCGCTTCTACAGCTGCGGCGCAGATGCCATCCAGCTCTTTCCCGCCTGGGAGACCGCCCCCTACGAGCATGCGTCGCCGCACCCCGATGTCACGGGCCAGCGGCTGAATACCCTCTTTCAACTGCTGAACGGAACGGCCCGCGTGGTGGTGGCTCCTGTCGCAGCTCTCTGCCAGCGGCTCTTTCCGAGGGCAGACCTGGGAAAGGTCTCAGATTACCTGGTGACCGGTGAGGAGGCCGACCGCGAAGCCTTGCTGGCAAAGCTGGTACGGCTCGGCTACTCCCATGTGCCGCTGGTGGAAGACCGGGGGAGCTTTGCCAGCCGGGGTGGCATCCTGGACATCTTTCCGCCGAACATGGAGGCGCCGGTCAGGATCGAGTTTTTCGGCGATTTCGTGGAAACGATCCGCACCTTCGACCCGCTGACCCAACGCTCGCTGCAGCCTCTGCCCGAGCTGATCCTGCTCCCGTCCCGCGAGATCGTCCTCAATGACGAGGTGATGCAGGCGCTGCCAGCCCGGCTGAAAAAGATCTGCGACAGCCAGGACATCCCGCTTCCCCGCCGCCGCGAGCTGTTGGAACAGCTTCAGAACGCCATTTACCCCCCCGGTATCGAAAACCTGCAGCCGCTCTTCCATCCCGAACTGGAGACCCTGTTTTCATACGTGGGACGCGATGCGGTCAGGGTTCTCCTCGATCCCGACGCCATCGCTGCAGCGTCCGATCGTTTCTTCGGCGAGCTGGAGCTTGCAGAGCAGCGTGCCCAGGAGCGGGATGACATCGTCTGTGACCGCCGGGCGCTGTTCCTCGACCCGGCGGAACTGGCGGCCGGCCTTGCCGAAGGGTCGCGCCTGGCCATGCCCGCGATCGAGCTTCTCGACGGCGGTGCATCTACAACCCGACGTCTTGCCGTTGCCGACAATGCCGACCTCAGAATCTCCCTTTCTCCCGACAGCGAAGGGGTGCTGAAGCCGCTGGTGACGCGGCTGTCAGAATGGCTGGCAGAGCGGTGGAAGGTCGTGGTCGTCTGCCACCAGAAGGCGCAGGCACAGCGGCTCTACGATCTCCTCACTCCCCACGGCCTTCCCCTTTCCATCAGCAACCGGACTTTTGGCAACGAGATCGGGCAGCGCGATGGCACCGTGTCGGTCCTCATCGGCGAGATCTCCCGGGGATTCCGCCTGGAAGACGAGCTCCTGGCGGTCATTGCCGAGGAGGAGATCTTCGGGCCGCGGGTGAAGCGCCGGGGGCTCTCCGAGGCCAAGAAGAAGCAGATCCTCACCTCTCTTGCCGAGCTGAAGCCGGGTGACCACATGGTCCACCTTGATTTCGGGGTCGGCCTCTATCGCGGCCTGCAGCACCTGACTTTGGGTAACGTGGAGGGGGATTTCCTGCTGTTGGAATATGCCGGCAGCGACCGGCTCTACCTTCCGGTGGACCGGCTCAATTTGGTGCAGCGCTACGTCGGGGCAGAGGGGGTAGAGCCCCATCTCGACCGGCTCGGCGGCACCGGATGGGAGAAGGCCAAGGCCAAGGCCCGCGCCGCGGTGCAGGAGATGGCCGAGGAGCTGTTGAAGATCTATGCCGCCCGGCAGGTTAAAGAGGGGTATGCCTTTTCCCCTTCCGACGAGATGTTCCGCGAGTTCGAGGCAGCCTTTGCCTATGAGGAGACCCCGGACCAGATGGCTGCCATCGAGGACGTGCTGGCGGACATGCAGTCGACCCGCCCCATGGACCGCCTGGTCTGCGGCGACGTGGGGTATGGCAAGACCGAGGTGGCCATGCGCGGCGCCTTCAAGGCGGTGCTGGATGGCAAGCAGGTAGCAGTGCTGGTCCCCACCACCATTCTCGCCCAGCAGCACCTGGAGACCTTTGTCAAGCGTTTCGGCGAGTATCCGGTCACTGTGGAGATGCTGTCGCGGTTCCGCACGGCCAGGGAACAGAAGGCGATCCTGGAGCGGGTGAAGAAGGGGGAGGTCGACGTCATCATCGGCACCCATCGGCTGTTGCAGGCTGATGTGGAATTCAGGGACCTGGGGCTGCTCATCGTCGATGAGGAGCAGCGTTTCGGTGTGGCGCACAAGGAGAAGCTGAAGAAGTACCGGGCCACCGTGGATATCATGACCCTTACGGCCACGCCGATCCCGCGGACTCTCTACATGTCCATGATGGGAATTCGCGACCTCTCCATCATCGATACGCCGCCGGTGGACCGCCTGGCCATCAAGACCTTTGTCGCCCGTTTTTCCGACGAACTGGTGCGGGAGGCGGTGCTGCGCGAACTGCGGCGTGGCGGCCAGGTCTTTTTCGTCCACAACCGGGTGCAGAGCATCGGCCTGATGGCGGAGCACCTGCAGCGGATCGTGCCCGAGGCGAAGATCGCCGTCGGCCACGGCCAGATGGAGGAAAAAGAGCTGGAAAAGGTGATGCTCGGGTTCATGCATGGCGAGACCAACCTGCTCCTCTGTACCACCATCATCGAGTCGGGTCTCGACATCCCCACCGCCAACACCCTGATCATCAACCGCGCCGACAACTTCGGCCTGGCCCAGCTTTACCAGCTCCGCGGCCGGGTCGGGCGTGCCAAGCAGCGGGCCTACGCCTATTTCCTGATCCCCGGTGAAGGGGCCATCTCCCAGGATGCGCGGGAGCGGCTCAGGATCATGCAGGAGATCACTGAGCTGGGGGCAGGGTTCAGGATCGCCACCCACGACCTGGAGATCCGGGGCGCCGGCGACCTGCTGGGGGGGAAGCAATCGGGCCAGATCGCAACGGTCGGTTTCGAGCTTTACACCGAACTGTTGGAGGAGGCGGTGAGCGCGCTGAAGGGGGAAGAGCAGGAGGTCCGCCTGGAGCCGGAGCTGAAGCTGCGCGTTCCTGCCTTCATCCCGGAGGATTACGTCCCCCAGCCAAATCTGCGGCTCATCCTCTACAAGAAACTGACCCAGGCAACGAGCGAGGAGGATATTGCCGATGTCGCCAACGAGCTGACGGACCGTTTCGGGCCGGTGCCGCTTGCTGCCGGCTATCTCCTGGAGGTGATGAAGATCAGGCTGCTGCTGAAAATGCTGCTCATCCGGGAGATCGAGTTCGACGGCAGCCGGCTGGTCTGTTCGTTCCACCAGAAGACCCCAGTCTCTCCGGATACCATCATCGGCCTCATCAGGAAACAGCCAAAAAAATACCAGTTCACACCCGACTTCAGGCTCGTCTGCGAGCTGGCTGACAGCTCCTTTGACGGCATCCTTGCAGAGTCCAGAAATCTCTTGAAAAGCCTTACCTGATGTGCTAGCGTCGATCGGTGCATCTTACCGGAAAAGGAGTGTAACGTGTCGAGAATCCTAAAAAGTTTGGCTGTTCTGACTGCTTTCGCAGTCCTTGTTGCAGGGTGTTCCGCCAAAAAGGGCGATGAAGGGGGGAAAGCCTCCAAATCCAGCGGCACGGTCCTTGCCGAGGTGAATGGAACTGTCATCACGACCGATGATTTCAAGAAAGAGCTGGCGAATCTCCCCGCCTACCTGCAGCCGATGACCGAAACGCCCGAGGGGAAGAAGGAAATGCTGGAAACCATGGTTATCCGTGAGCTGATTCTCCAGCAGGCGAAGAAGGACGGCATCGACAAGAGCCAGGCGGTCGCGGACAAGCTTGAAGAGCTGAAGAAGCGGGTGGTGGTCGAGGCATTCCTGAAAAAGAAGGTGGAGGAGCAGGCAAACCTCTCCGATGCCGATCTGCAGAAGTTCTACGACCAGAACAAGGACAAGTTCAAGAGCGGCGAAGAGATCCGGGCCAGCCACATCCTGGTGAAAGACGAGAAGACCGCCCAGGCGATCCTCGCCCAGCTCAAGGGGGGAGCATCCTTTGAGGAACTCGCCCGGAAGAACTCCATCGATTCCGCTGCCGCAAAGGGTGGCGATCTCGGCTGGTTCCCCAAAGGAAGCATGCTTCCCGAGTTCGAGAAGGTTGCCTTTGGGCTCAAGGAAGGCGGGCTCTCCGGGATCGTCAAGACAAAGTTCGGCTATCATATCATCAAGCTGACCGGTAAGCGTCCTGCGGGACAGCGCGATTTTGCCGAGGTGAAGGACCAGATCAAAGCGGCACTGATGCCGGCCAAGCAGCAGGAGGTCTTCCAGAAGCTGAAGGAAGAGCTGAAGAAGAGCTCAAAGTACACCATCAAGGAAGATGCCCTGAAAAGCCTGGGGGCTGAGGCTGGTGCCACTCCCGAGCCCAAACCCGCCGAAGCAGGCAAGGCAGCTCCGCCGGCTCCGGCTGAGAAGAAATAGATCGAACCTACTGAGGGCCGGGATCATTCCCGGCCCTTTTCACAGGAATACGCCCGAAAGCGCCTGCTGTGCCGACGCCGACCGTCTCCGTTCCTTCCCTGGTATCGCACAGGTGCCACCGTTTTCCATTCCCATCCCTTGCGGAGGATCCTCTCCATGAAGCGTAGTATCATTGCAGGATTGCTACTCTGTGCCGTCATTTCGGCCACTGCCGTTCAGGCCGAAGTGGTGAGCGGGATCGTAGCCGTCGTCAACGACGATATCATCACGACACTCGATCTGGACCGGGAATACCAGTTCCTGGCCCGCGAAGCAGGCCGAAAGGAGCCATATACCGAAGCCGAGCGCAAGAATCTGAGGAGCGTTGCGGTCAATCGGCTGGTGGATCGGAAACTGGTGGACCAGAAGATCAAGGAGCTGGACATCAAGGTCTCTGAGGAGGAGATACGGCAGTCCATCGAGGAGGTCAAGAAGCAGAACAACCTGACCCAGGAACGGCTCGTCGAGGCGCTGGCGGCCCAGGGGCTCTCCTTTGACCAGTACAAGGCGCAGATTCGCGAGCAGATGGAGCGGGTACGGCTGATGAGCCAGGAGGTCCGGGCCAAGGTCCAGGTGAGTCTCAAGGAGGTCATGGAATACTATCAGGCCAATCGCCGCAGTTTTGGCGAGCAGGAACTGTACCGTGCCCGTAGTATCCTGTTCAGGATTCCCAAGGACGCTTCAGACGCAGACATCAAGAAGATCCAGGCCAGGGCCGAAGAGGTCCTGCAGCAGGCAAAGACCGGAGCCGATTTCATCGAGCTGGCCAAGAAGAACTCGGATGATCCCAATGCAGCCAAGGACGGCGGGGAACTGGGGACCTTCAAGAAAGGGGACCTGCTGCCGGAGATGGAGTCGGTGATCCTGAAGCTCAAGCCGGGCGAGGTGAGCGATCTGGTTCGGACGCCACAGAGCATTCACATCATCAAGCTGGAAAAGAAATACCTGGGAGATATCAAGCCCTTTGACGAGGTGAAGGGGGAGATTGAGGATCTGCTCTACAAGAAGAAGTCGGAAGAGCGGTTCAACCAGTGGGTTGCCGAGCTGCGCAAGAACGCGGCCATAGATATCCGCCAACCCTGAAGCAGCTCAGGGCTGGCGGCGTGTCTATCTGCTTCAGATGCCGTAACTCTTGAGTTTTTCCAAAAGGGCTTTCTGTTCGGGTGACAGCGCCTCGGGCACATGGATGCCCACCCTGACGTAGAGGTCGCCTTTGCCGCTCTTCCCCATGTGGGGAAATCCCAGCCCCTTGAGCCTGATCTTCGTTCCGGGTTGAATCCCCGCAGGCACCTTGATCCGTTTGGTCCCTTCCAGGGTCGGCACATCCAGGGCGCTGCCCAGTGCGGCATCGGTGAACCTGATCTGGCTGTCCACTACGATGTCGTCTCCTTCGCGTTCAAACTGCGGGTCGCTCCCCACGGTGATATTGAGGTAGATGTCACCGGCCGGCCCGCCGCCCGATCCTTCCCCTCCTTTGCCCTGGATGCGGAGCCGTGCACCGGTCTCCACTCCCGGCGGCACCTTGACCACCAGGTCTTCACGCGTGCCGTCCCTGGTATAGGCCACCCTCTTTTCACAGCCGCTGTATGCGTCGCGGAAGGTGACCTTGAGCCCCATCTCGAAATCTTCCCCCTTGTGGCGGCGGGGGCTGAATCCGCCTCTCCCTCCCTGCTGGGCGCTCCGCGCCCCGGCGAATATCCGCGAGAAGACATCGTCGGTGCCGAAACCCATATCCTTGAAGAGGTCGTCCACATTGAAGCCGCGGAAGATATCCTCCTGGCTGAAGCGCTGGTGGAAGCCGGTTGAGCCGAACTGGTCGTACTCGGTCTTCTTCTGTGGGTCGGAGAGGACGGCGTAGGCCTCGTTGATCTCCTTGAAGCGGTCTTCGGCAGACTTGTCGCCAGGGTTCTTGTCCGGATGGAACTTGACCGCCAGCTTGCGGTATGCCTTCTTTATCTCTTCCGGAGACGCTCCCTTGCTGAGTCCGAGCGTCTGATAGTAGTCTTTGTGTGCCATATGCATGCTCCCTTTCTGGAGTGAATCTAAGCCGGTCAGGGTTCCATGTCAAGGGTTCCCTCTCTTACGGCGGCAACGGACGAAAGTTAATGCCGGCTAGCTGTATGAATTTCATACAGAATTGTATAGCGACTGGTCCCAATGGCACCTGCCATCCGGGAGCCGTTAGGCGCTGCCATGCTATTATGGCATATCAATACAGCCAGTTATGAATTTTCGGTACAGTGGTCTCCGTGGTCTGGTTTATGCTTTGTAGAGTAGCATGAAGCAGCAACAACAAGGGAAGGAGGTCTGAAAGGATAGTTTTCCTACAACTCAATAGCATTGAAGTAACGTGGAGAGTCGGTTTCTCCTCCTGAGTCCTGTTGTTACAGGACCACCGAGATTAACCCGTACATGGCCGACAGCCGGATTTACCCGTTACAGATGAGGTGTTGCATAGCTCTTTCGCAGGTACAGATAGCTGGTGCAGAGGGAAGAGACATTCCCTTCTTCCCCTAGGTCCTGAAAAACCAGGATCACGGATTCTTCGATAAAAGGCTGATCGGTAACGATACGATCAGCCTTTTGCATGCCTGGAAAAAGGGAAGACCCACAGCATGCACTGAGGGTCTTCCCGATTCCCCTATGTCGATCCGACTTATTTCTGCGTTTTCGCCGCCTTCCCTTTGACGGCAGACTTGACAGATGTTGCCTTCCGGGACGCAATATTGGCCATGCGGATTTCACGGGCCTTTGCCAGGTTATCCGCAAGCCCTCTTTCCTGGGCCAGGGCCTTGCGCGCTTCGGTATAGCTCTTGGCCGAAAGGGATTGCGCCGTGGGAATCCCGAACTGCTTCCGGTACTCTCTCGGCTTCATGTGATGGATCTGGTTCAGGTGTCGGGTAAGGGTCTTCATGCCTCCTTTGCCGCATATCATGCAGGTCACTTCATTCTTCTTGAATGCCTCTTTTATCGTCAGGGGGGGGCGGTTTGCCACCGGAGCAGTTTCGCCTTTTTCGAGCGCTTTCAGTGATGCATGGATCTGCGCAAGCTCAGCCAGCAGCTCATCGGTTGTCATCTCAGAATTAGACGCATGAGCTGCAAGAATTTGTGCTGCCAGTTCTGTAGTAGTGATTGCCATAGTATGTCACCTCAAGTACATTGATTTTGTATCGTATTGATGTATCAGTGTATGAAGTGAATGTCAATAGGCATAGCCATAGGGTTTTACCCTACAGTTTCTGCGAATTCCCTGATGAAATGACGTGTAATCTTACTTGGCCTGATGTTTTGACGTGTATAGCGAAATCAGGCAGAGGTTATTCCATTTTTGTTTCAATGGAAGCCTATGGCAGACTGCTTGATTCACTGGCAAATGCCTGGAACGGTCTGACTGAAGACACTACGCCGATTTTACGGTTGTCCCAGGGTGAAATAGAATGTCGCCCCGTTTCCCGGCACTCCCTCTGCCCAGATTCGCCCGCCATGGCGCTGAATGATTCTCTGAGCAGTGGCAAGGCCAACCCCGTGGCCTTCAAAATCGTTATCTACGTGGAGGCGCTTGAAGGGCGAAAACAGGTT
Coding sequences within:
- a CDS encoding peptidyl-prolyl cis-trans isomerase, whose product is MFRKFLVALSLCLLGVTAAVAADQAAKNPVVVLETSMGDIKVELFQKEAPLSVENFLDYANSGFYNGTVFHRVINGFMIQGGGFTPDMTPKKTNPPIKNEAANGLKNDRGTIAMARTMVADSATAQFFINVVNNNGLNRPSPDGHGYAVFGKVIDGMDVVDKIKAVKTGMSRGFRDVPETPVLIKSVKVLK
- a CDS encoding DUF4139 domain-containing protein, which translates into the protein MNSIGHCFQQGLLASLLSLAAVATAGAAPLVSTAADQQSVSLTIYNANLGLVKDLRQVKIPQGASELRFMDVAAQIVPASVRIGSTSAAAGFRVLEQNYEYDLLSPQKLMDKFVGKEVRLYEKNPYSEREEQVSAILLANNGAPIFKIGNDITFGHPGRVLFPGVPDDLIANPTLVWLLENRADGRQELEASYLTNGITWRADYVLTLDRDGRKADLAGWVTIDNKSGATYRNARLKLVAGTVNRVSDDMARGRLYKMAMAEAAAAPQFKEEGFFEYHLYTLQRPSTVKDNQTKQISLLSADGIPVRRELVVSGEPAYAGGRQGGEAGVRQKVGVYLEIENRQEHRLGMPLPKGTVRVYQRDADGSLQFAGEDAIDHTPRDEKIRLRLGDAFDVTATRRQTSWKKLASDTYEAGWEIVVRNHKQEEVAVRVEETLTGDWQVLESAPVYRKRDAGTIDFLLTVPKDGEARVAYLVKSRY
- a CDS encoding cytochrome C biogenesis protein ResB, with the protein product MKRLYNFLASLDLGIWLVAGVILFLGIGSFVTREGSAINDVPLFIWLTKAPIAETWWLLVTVAVLALLALNTVLCSIESLKAKWQRGSFLARIAPQVMHLGFLLIVLAHLLSAYGGFKDGGPLPEGGSFSFPDGSRVEIVRLDARIGPMGMPLDFSATLRHATPAGERHAVFSPNHPYFYQGFGVYLKQVELFPAKMALVEIHREPGAGLALAGALFFTAANLMILWLRRGKRAEAAQ
- a CDS encoding cytochrome C biogenesis protein ResC encodes the protein MKWLIIASAGLYLFGAFRLPFFLAGLAAELTYLALRGSALGRLPLIGPHDTLIFFSTSIALMGLPFLVAQGLRRDGTVSWGVGVLAALFALLALPFRSLNMPLPPVLNTLWFELHVALAFFAYALFGIGAILGGFYLARRDRGLLDLQYRAALVGYSFFSASMVSGGIWGYYAWGTYWLWTPKELWTSILWLFYSLYLHIRLKGPAWERGVAWAGIIGFGITLFTYLGVSMLMKSSHSF
- the mfd gene encoding transcription-repair coupling factor; this translates as MASNKQHSQDIFSLLAPAGASVSLPGLRGSAPAYLLAELMGESSRLYLVVAEDADAAEECWRELRFYSCGADAIQLFPAWETAPYEHASPHPDVTGQRLNTLFQLLNGTARVVVAPVAALCQRLFPRADLGKVSDYLVTGEEADREALLAKLVRLGYSHVPLVEDRGSFASRGGILDIFPPNMEAPVRIEFFGDFVETIRTFDPLTQRSLQPLPELILLPSREIVLNDEVMQALPARLKKICDSQDIPLPRRRELLEQLQNAIYPPGIENLQPLFHPELETLFSYVGRDAVRVLLDPDAIAAASDRFFGELELAEQRAQERDDIVCDRRALFLDPAELAAGLAEGSRLAMPAIELLDGGASTTRRLAVADNADLRISLSPDSEGVLKPLVTRLSEWLAERWKVVVVCHQKAQAQRLYDLLTPHGLPLSISNRTFGNEIGQRDGTVSVLIGEISRGFRLEDELLAVIAEEEIFGPRVKRRGLSEAKKKQILTSLAELKPGDHMVHLDFGVGLYRGLQHLTLGNVEGDFLLLEYAGSDRLYLPVDRLNLVQRYVGAEGVEPHLDRLGGTGWEKAKAKARAAVQEMAEELLKIYAARQVKEGYAFSPSDEMFREFEAAFAYEETPDQMAAIEDVLADMQSTRPMDRLVCGDVGYGKTEVAMRGAFKAVLDGKQVAVLVPTTILAQQHLETFVKRFGEYPVTVEMLSRFRTAREQKAILERVKKGEVDVIIGTHRLLQADVEFRDLGLLIVDEEQRFGVAHKEKLKKYRATVDIMTLTATPIPRTLYMSMMGIRDLSIIDTPPVDRLAIKTFVARFSDELVREAVLRELRRGGQVFFVHNRVQSIGLMAEHLQRIVPEAKIAVGHGQMEEKELEKVMLGFMHGETNLLLCTTIIESGLDIPTANTLIINRADNFGLAQLYQLRGRVGRAKQRAYAYFLIPGEGAISQDARERLRIMQEITELGAGFRIATHDLEIRGAGDLLGGKQSGQIATVGFELYTELLEEAVSALKGEEQEVRLEPELKLRVPAFIPEDYVPQPNLRLILYKKLTQATSEEDIADVANELTDRFGPVPLAAGYLLEVMKIRLLLKMLLIREIEFDGSRLVCSFHQKTPVSPDTIIGLIRKQPKKYQFTPDFRLVCELADSSFDGILAESRNLLKSLT
- a CDS encoding peptidylprolyl isomerase encodes the protein MLKSLAVLTAFAVLVAGCSAKKGDEGGKASKSSGTVLAEVNGTVITTDDFKKELANLPAYLQPMTETPEGKKEMLETMVIRELILQQAKKDGIDKSQAVADKLEELKKRVVVEAFLKKKVEEQANLSDADLQKFYDQNKDKFKSGEEIRASHILVKDEKTAQAILAQLKGGASFEELARKNSIDSAAAKGGDLGWFPKGSMLPEFEKVAFGLKEGGLSGIVKTKFGYHIIKLTGKRPAGQRDFAEVKDQIKAALMPAKQQEVFQKLKEELKKSSKYTIKEDALKSLGAEAGATPEPKPAEAGKAAPPAPAEKK
- a CDS encoding peptidylprolyl isomerase, which codes for MKRSIIAGLLLCAVISATAVQAEVVSGIVAVVNDDIITTLDLDREYQFLAREAGRKEPYTEAERKNLRSVAVNRLVDRKLVDQKIKELDIKVSEEEIRQSIEEVKKQNNLTQERLVEALAAQGLSFDQYKAQIREQMERVRLMSQEVRAKVQVSLKEVMEYYQANRRSFGEQELYRARSILFRIPKDASDADIKKIQARAEEVLQQAKTGADFIELAKKNSDDPNAAKDGGELGTFKKGDLLPEMESVILKLKPGEVSDLVRTPQSIHIIKLEKKYLGDIKPFDEVKGEIEDLLYKKKSEERFNQWVAELRKNAAIDIRQP
- a CDS encoding DnaJ domain-containing protein encodes the protein MAHKDYYQTLGLSKGASPEEIKKAYRKLAVKFHPDKNPGDKSAEDRFKEINEAYAVLSDPQKKTEYDQFGSTGFHQRFSQEDIFRGFNVDDLFKDMGFGTDDVFSRIFAGARSAQQGGRGGFSPRRHKGEDFEMGLKVTFRDAYSGCEKRVAYTRDGTREDLVVKVPPGVETGARLRIQGKGGEGSGGGPAGDIYLNITVGSDPQFEREGDDIVVDSQIRFTDAALGSALDVPTLEGTKRIKVPAGIQPGTKIRLKGLGFPHMGKSGKGDLYVRVGIHVPEALSPEQKALLEKLKSYGI
- a CDS encoding MucR family transcriptional regulator produces the protein MAITTTELAAQILAAHASNSEMTTDELLAELAQIHASLKALEKGETAPVANRPPLTIKEAFKKNEVTCMICGKGGMKTLTRHLNQIHHMKPREYRKQFGIPTAQSLSAKSYTEARKALAQERGLADNLAKAREIRMANIASRKATSVKSAVKGKAAKTQK